Proteins co-encoded in one Natrinema sp. CBA1119 genomic window:
- a CDS encoding universal stress protein has product MVRNILVPVDHSSQSTNALEYALEEYSDDNLTVLHVIDVNQIAMYGDEGYRFSEEYIQQLRNRAEELLERTRQTAADHGTVIETELETGPPIQTIHEYIDENDIDHVVMGSHGRSGASRILLGSVAEAVTRRSPVPVTIVR; this is encoded by the coding sequence ATGGTGCGCAATATCCTCGTTCCAGTTGATCATTCAAGTCAATCAACTAATGCGCTCGAATATGCCCTAGAAGAATATTCGGATGACAACCTTACAGTCCTCCACGTGATCGACGTCAATCAAATCGCCATGTACGGCGACGAAGGCTATCGCTTTAGTGAAGAGTACATCCAACAACTACGCAATAGAGCGGAAGAACTACTCGAGCGCACTCGTCAAACTGCAGCCGACCATGGGACTGTCATTGAAACCGAACTCGAGACGGGGCCACCAATTCAGACAATTCATGAGTATATAGATGAGAATGATATCGACCACGTCGTCATGGGGAGCCATGGACGGTCCGGTGCCAGTCGTATCCTCCTTGGAAGCGTTGCGGAGGCCGTGACACGGCGCTCACCAGTTCCAGTGACTATTGTCCGGTAA
- a CDS encoding ParA family protein — MAAKPTPRAVCFPMLKGGFGKSTFASTLGGILGDFRDHNVLVVDLDPAGHLSTGLGYYTRENDSATDLADVLLEGEPLESIVKNPGHGFDFIPALNLDTVSDELSKDSVLASDLKMKQELVDTHLGETYDYMLFDVPGTRKKLTNNAVIAAPNAILPLMPKPEAMNGLRETAIRLVEPIRRQLGEFEILATVPNDLSARIDHQTTDRKLLESMNTQESFASFLLAGNDGVDPQQGTLSNGHDLETVLDNHIPPFARIRADEWAAIDAGDVSPPKPPIRHTAAIGDAYEERKPLTAHDPENPQLEHFGVVADIIETGGVNQ; from the coding sequence ATGGCAGCGAAACCCACACCACGAGCCGTCTGTTTCCCCATGCTGAAAGGGGGATTCGGAAAGAGCACGTTTGCAAGCACCCTTGGCGGGATTCTCGGCGATTTCCGAGACCACAACGTACTCGTCGTTGACTTAGATCCGGCGGGACACCTCTCGACCGGCCTCGGCTACTACACGCGAGAGAACGACAGCGCGACCGATTTGGCCGACGTGTTACTCGAGGGAGAACCGCTCGAGTCGATCGTCAAGAACCCCGGCCACGGCTTCGATTTCATTCCGGCGCTGAATCTCGATACGGTCTCAGACGAACTCTCGAAAGACTCGGTGCTCGCGTCGGACCTCAAGATGAAACAGGAACTCGTCGACACACACCTCGGCGAGACATACGACTACATGCTGTTCGACGTACCGGGGACTCGGAAGAAACTCACGAACAACGCGGTTATCGCAGCGCCGAATGCGATACTCCCGCTCATGCCGAAACCAGAGGCGATGAACGGACTCCGAGAGACTGCGATTCGACTTGTCGAACCGATCCGACGGCAGCTCGGCGAGTTCGAAATACTGGCAACGGTTCCGAACGATCTCTCCGCTCGGATCGACCACCAAACCACGGATCGAAAGCTACTGGAGTCGATGAACACCCAAGAGAGCTTCGCGAGTTTCCTGCTGGCCGGCAACGACGGTGTAGACCCACAACAGGGAACCCTCTCGAATGGACACGACCTCGAGACCGTGCTCGACAACCATATCCCACCGTTCGCGCGGATCCGTGCCGACGAGTGGGCGGCGATCGACGCCGGCGACGTCTCCCCGCCGAAGCCACCGATCCGACACACCGCGGCGATCGGCGACGCATACGAGGAACGGAAACCACTCACGGCTCACGACCCGGAGAACCCACAACTCGAGCACTTCGGCGTGGTTGCGGACATCATCGAAACCGGAGGGGTCAACCAATGA
- a CDS encoding helix-turn-helix domain-containing protein, whose translation MSLIAEFSIVSPLMREAEAVPEMVFHTEDIHMTQAGEGKHVFWASGDDFDTFESALQADPTTKEYACLTELDDRRLYRVTYPEDAVQELLYPKAAEHDMVYLDVTTTYEESRFRARIPTLEALKAYREACEEEGIPFHLHRLYQEQPDDPAERFELTSAQHDVLVRAHERGYFNEPRCITLEELADEVEVTSSALGRRLRRALDTLIDQTVRSDTEDINHRSSSERDAT comes from the coding sequence ATGAGTTTGATCGCCGAGTTTAGCATTGTCTCTCCGCTAATGAGAGAAGCCGAAGCAGTCCCAGAGATGGTGTTCCACACGGAGGACATACATATGACGCAGGCGGGGGAAGGGAAACACGTCTTCTGGGCTTCTGGTGACGATTTCGACACCTTTGAATCAGCACTCCAAGCCGACCCCACTACCAAAGAGTATGCCTGTCTCACTGAACTTGACGACCGACGTTTATATCGTGTGACGTACCCCGAAGACGCTGTACAGGAGTTATTATATCCAAAAGCGGCTGAGCATGATATGGTATATCTCGATGTTACAACTACATATGAGGAGTCCCGCTTTCGTGCTCGCATCCCAACTTTGGAGGCACTAAAAGCGTACCGTGAAGCCTGCGAAGAGGAAGGGATTCCGTTTCATCTTCACCGTCTCTATCAGGAACAGCCTGATGACCCGGCTGAACGGTTCGAATTGACTTCTGCTCAGCATGATGTACTCGTTCGAGCACATGAGCGTGGCTACTTTAACGAGCCACGCTGCATTACACTCGAAGAGTTGGCAGATGAGGTCGAAGTTACCTCATCTGCACTTGGGCGGCGACTGCGACGAGCACTAGACACACTCATTGACCAGACGGTCCGTTCAGACACCGAAGATATCAATCATAGATCATCGTCTGAACGAGATGCCACTTAA
- a CDS encoding HalOD1 output domain-containing protein, whose translation MSSTDSPVKYTCSEDDPVSQTVIAAVAEASNRDPIELDPLYEYIDPDALNTLFHPHSSDEADQDEAYLEFTYTTYRVAVTANYVHVSQVEGSESSSTVDL comes from the coding sequence ATGTCAAGCACAGATTCCCCTGTTAAGTATACGTGCAGTGAGGATGACCCCGTCAGCCAAACAGTCATAGCTGCTGTTGCAGAGGCATCAAATCGTGATCCTATTGAACTAGATCCGCTCTACGAATATATCGACCCTGATGCCCTGAACACTCTCTTTCATCCCCACTCCAGTGATGAGGCGGATCAAGATGAAGCGTATCTGGAATTCACCTATACAACGTATCGCGTCGCAGTGACCGCCAACTACGTTCACGTCTCTCAGGTAGAAGGATCGGAGAGCAGCAGTACAGTCGACCTGTAA
- a CDS encoding ribbon-helix-helix domain-containing protein — protein MSTQHKTTTRRDRETTAGMERVTFRETESQLERVDALVERGEYANRSEAIREAIGQLVASETGRDSE, from the coding sequence ATGTCCACCCAACACAAAACCACAACCCGCCGCGACCGCGAGACGACCGCGGGGATGGAACGGGTGACGTTCCGCGAGACCGAGTCCCAACTCGAGCGCGTCGATGCCCTGGTCGAACGCGGCGAGTACGCGAATCGAAGCGAGGCGATCCGTGAAGCGATTGGGCAGCTCGTCGCGAGTGAGACGGGGCGTGATTCGGAATGA